A stretch of DNA from Streptomyces xanthii:
GCGTGAGGTGGGGCGAACACCCCCAAACATGGAAATCGCAGGATTTAACGTCCTGTTCATGACTCAGTTGGACGCAGGGCCCTCGACGTCGCGGGCCGCAGACACCTCCGCGGCCGCCGCCGGTGGGGGCAAAGGCCTCGGCGGGAACTCCGTAGGACTCCTCGGCAGCGCCGTGATCGGCGTCTCCACCGTCGCGCCCGTCTACTGCCTCACCTCGACGCTCGGCTCCACCGCGGGAGAGGTCGGGCTCCAGATGCCCGCCGTCTTCCTCGCGGGCTTCCTGCCGATGCTGCTCGTCGCCTTCGCGTACCGCGAGCTCAACAAGGTCATGCCGGACTGCGGCACCTCCTTCACCTGGACCGTGAAGGCCTTCGGGCCCCGCGTCGGCTGGATGTGCGGCTGGGGCCTCGTCATCGCGACGATCATCGTCCTGTCGAACCTGGCCGGCGTCGCCACCTCGTACTTCTGGCTCCTCGCCGGCGAGATCACCAACAACGACTCCATCGCCGCGCTCGACGGCAACAAAGCCGTCCACATCGTCACGTGCCTCACGCTGATCGCCGCCGCGACCGCCATCAGCTACCGCGGCATGACCGCCACGAAGGGCGTCCAGTACACGCTCGTCGGGCTGCAGCTCGTCGTCCTCGCCGTCTTCGTCGTCATGGCGATCTCCAAGGCCGGCTCCGTCGACTTCCCGACCTCCGCGGACTTCTCCTGGTCCTGGATGAACCCGTTCGCCGTCCAGTCCTTCGGCGCGTTCACCGCCGGGCTCTCGCTGTCGATCTTCATGTACTGGGGCTGGGACACCTGCCTCACCGCCAACGAGGAGACCATCGGCAGCGAGAAGACGCCCGGGCGGGCCGCGCTCATCGCCATGGTCGTCCTCGTCGGCTCCTACCTCGCCACCGGCATCGCCGCCCAGATGATCGTCGGCTCCGGCGACAAGGGGCTCGGGCTCGCCAACCCCGACACCTCCGACAACGTCTTCGCCGCGCTCGCCGGACCCGTCATGGGGCCCGCCCTCGGCATCCTGCTCTTCCTCGCCGTGCTCGCCTCGGCGGCGGCGAGCCTCCAGACGACCTTCATCCCGGTCGCCCGCACGGTGCTCGCCATGTCCACGTACGAGGCCCTGCCCGCCTCGTACGCGCGGGTCCACCCGCGCTTCAAGACGCCCGGGCGCGCCACCGTCATGGCCGGCGCGGCCACCGCCGTCTTCTACACCGTCATGACCCTGGTCTCCGAGCACGTCCTCGTCGACACGATCTACGCGCTCGGGCTCATGATCTGCTTCTACTACGCGCTGACCGCGTTCGCCTGCGCCTGGTACTTCCGGCGCGAGCTCACCGGGTCCTTCCGCGATCTCGCCTTCAAGGGGATCTTCCCGCTGCTCGGCGGCGTCCTCCTGACGGCTGTCTTCGTCAAGACCCTCGTCGACATGTGGAACCCGGCGTACGGCAGCGGATCCTCCGTCCTCGGCGTCGGCTCCGTCTTCGTGATCGGGGTGGGGCTCCTGCTCGTCGGGGTCGTCATCATGGTGGTCATGGGACGGCGGAGCCCGGCGTTCTTCCGCGGCGAGATCCTGAACCGCGAGACGCCGGTGCTGGTGGTTTCGGAGTAGTCCGCCCCGCCCGGACTCCGGCGTGCCGTCCCGGCTGCGGGCCGGTGGGGCTTCTCGCGCAGTTCCCCGCGCCCCTGACGGGGCGCATCTGCCCGGCGCGTTTCGGGGGCGCTCCTGGGGCACGCGGAGCGTGTCCTCAGGGGCGCGGGGAACTGCGCGAGCAACCACGACGGTGGCGCACGCGGCGATGATGCTCAGCCCCTACGGCGGTGACGCCTTAGCCGGGGATCGGCCACGCGCCGTAGGGACCGAGGCCCGTTCCCGGCTGCCGCGCCGTCGTGGCTGGTCGCGCCTACGCGGCGGAGCCGCATATCGACACAGCCCCGCGCCCCTGAGATGCGCACTCCGTGCGCCCCAGGGGCGTGGTCGGTGTCGGGTCACGTTCCCAGGAACAGTGGGTTCGTGAAGGCTGCCAGGGGGCCCGGGAGGGGCGGGGTTGTTGCGGGGTGGCGGAGTTCGGCTCGGACGTAGGCCGCGTAGGACGGGGTCGTGTGCCAGGTCGCCGAGCCCTCGCCGGAGGCGGGCAGGGGGGCCGAGGTGTACAGGGTGCCCTGGTCCGTCACGAGGTGGAGGGTGCAGCCGGGGGCGCCCTTCGCCTCCAGGGTCACCGTGACGGGGGTGTCCGCCGGGACCCGGAGGCGTTCGCCGATGCCCGCCGACTCGCCCTTGCCGCCCGTCGCCGTGAAGGTCAGCGACACGTCCTTCGACTCGGCGACGTACGAGCGGCCCGCGCGCAGGCCCTCCTGGATCGCCGTGCGGGTCAGGTCGTCGGCCAGGACCACCGTCTGGGGGCCGCCGACGCGGTCGGGATCGCGATGGGCGTCGCTGTTGCCCATCGCGGGGAGCCAGCGCGCGGAGCCCCGGCGGGCGTACGCCACCAGGGTGTTGTCCCAGTCGGCGAGGGAGACCTCGTCGTCCGGGGTGTAGGGCCCGTTCCACACCTCCAGGACGTCCGCCTCGGCCAGGCCGAACTTCCAGCCGCAGCCGATGCACGTGGCGTGCGGGTGCGCCGGCACGACGAGACCGCCCGCGCGGCGGATCCGGTCCGCGTAGTGGCCGAAGCGGTTGTCGCGGGCCCGGTAGCGCCAGTCGACGAAGGTGCCGGGATCGGTGCCGAGGGCGACGACGTGACCGTTGCGGGTCGTGATCTCCTCGCCGAGCATCACGAGCAGGTCGTCGCCCGCCACGTCCGCCCAGTGCGCGTGCGAGGTGTGCGTGTTGTGGTCGGAGGTGTTGATGAAGTCCAGGCCCGCCGCTCGGGCGAGGGCGCCGATCTCCGCCGGGGTGCGCCGCCCGTCCGAGTGCCAGGAATGCAGGTGGCAGTCGCCCCGGTACCAGGCACGGCCCCGCCCGCGCGCCCGCTCCGGCGGGTAGGCCGGGCGCGGGGTGCGGCCCTGTTCGCCGTGCGTGAGCGTCACCGTCACCGAGTACGGCAGCCCGTCGGGCGCGACCGTGTACGGGCCGAGCGCGATGTGCCAGGTGCCCGCGCGGACCGGACCGGGGACGTAGCCCGGCGTCGCGTCGTCGGCCCGTACGAAGAACTCCGTGCGGGCCCCGCCCGACCAGCCCCGGAACCCCTCCCCGCCCAGCTCCGTGCCGCGCTCGTCGAAGAGGCCGATGTCCAGGGCGTTGTTCTGCGTGCCGGCCGGGACGGTCGCCTTCGTGTACGTGTACGCGACGCGGATCTCGCGCGTCCCGGGCGGTACCTCCACGGGCAGGTAGACGAAGTCGGGGGCGCCCGGCGGCAGGGTGCCCGTGAGCGTCTGCGTGCTCTGCGAGCCCTCGGCGGCGCTGGCGAAGCTCATGGTGCCGAGGGTAAGCGCGGTGGCGGCCCCGGTCACGAGCAACGCCCGTCTGCCCGGACCGTGGCGGCTGTCGTCGGTGCACATAGCGCGGCTCCCCAAGAGGGTCGACAGTGGGTCGGCGTGGTGCGGTGGTGGGTCGGCATGTGCTGGTGGTGACGGGTGCGACCCTGGCATTGAGCCGCGAACTTCCAGGCAACGGAAGGTAATTGCCGGACAAGTCCCGGCGACGGCTGCTGGATTCCGCGCGGGCCCGGCGTTAGGAATGCCTCATGCGGATCTCGACCACGATCTTCCTGACCGACGAGACCATCACGCCCGTGCGCCTCGCCCGCGAGCTCGAACAGCGCGGCTTCGCCGGGCTCTACGTGCCCGAACACACGCACATCCCGGTCGAGCGCACGAGCCCGTACCCCGGCGGCGGCGACCGCGAACTGCCCCGCGAGTACACCCGCACCTTCGACCCGTTCGTCGCCCTCGCCCAGGCCGCCGCCGTCACCGAACGGATCACGCTCGGCACCGGCATCACGCTCGTCGCCCAGCACGATCCGATCGACCTCGCCAAGCAGGCCGCCACCCTCGACCACCTCAGCGGCGGCCGCCTCACCCTCGGCGTCGGCTTCGGCTGGAACCGTGAGGAGGCCGACGACCACGGCGTGGAGTGGGCGACGCGCCGCGAACTCGTCCGGGACCGGATGGGCCTGATGCGCGCCCTGTGGGCCGAGGAACCGACCGCGTACGAAGGGGAGTTCACCGGCGCCGTGCGCCCCAGCCACGCCCACCCCAAGCCCGTGCGCGGCGGCGCGCCCCGCACCCTGGTCGGCGGCGCGGCGGGCCCCAAGCTCTACGAGCACGTCTGCGCGTACGGCGACGGCTGGATGCCCCTCGGGGGCGGCGGCCTGAGCCGGACCCTGCCCGAACTGCGCGCCCGCTGGCAGGACGCGGGCCGTGATCCGGCCGCCCTCCAGATCGTCCCGTACGCGGTGCTGCCCAACCCCGGCAAGCTCGCGCACTACGCGGAACAGGGCGTCGAGGAGGTCGTGCTGCAACTGCCGCCCGGCGACGAGACGACCGTGCTGCGCAGGCTCGACGCCTACCAGCAATACGCTCAGGTCGGACCGTAGGCGCTATCGAACACTCACTTACTCGCTCGTATGCTCGGCCCATGAGTGATCAGTCTCCGCAGAGTGTGCCCAGCGTGCCCACCGCCAACGCCATGCGCCGCGCGCTGAGAAGGGCCCGGGACGGCGTCGCGCTGGACGTCACGGAGGCCGCCGTGCTGCTCCAGGCGCGCGGCGCCGACCTGGACGACCTCACGGCGTCCGCCGCCCGGGTGCGCGACGCGGGCCTGGAGGCCGCGGGCCGGCCGGGCGTCATCACGTACTCGAAGAGCGTGTTCATCCCGCTGACCAGGCTGTGCCGGGACAAGTGCCACTACTGCACGTTCGTCACCGTGCCCGGCAAGCTGAAGCGGGCCGGGCACGGGATGTTCATGTCCCCGGACGAGGTCCTCGACGTCGCGCGCAAGGGCGCCGAACTCGGCTGCAAGGAAGCCCTGATCACCCTCGGCGACAAGCCGGAGGACCGCTGGCCCGAGGCCCGCGAGTGGCTCGACGCGCACGGCTACGACGACACCATCGCGTACGTGCGCGCGATATCCATCCGGATCCTGGAGGAGACGGGCCTGCTCCCGCACCTCAACCCGGGGGTCATGTCCTGGACCGACTTCCAGCGGCTCAAGCCCGTCGCGCCGAGCATGGGCATGATGCTGGAGACGACCGCCGAGCGCCTCTGGTCCGAGCCCGGCATGCCGCACTACGGCTCCCCGGACAAGGAACCGGCCGTGCGGCTGCGGGTCCTGGAGGACGCGGGGCGTTCGTCGGTGCCGTTCACGTCCGGGCTGCTCATCGGGATCGGGGAGACGTACGAGGAGCGCGCCGAGTCGCTGTTCGCGCTGCGCCGCGTCGCCCGCTCGTACCACGGCGTCCAGGAACTGATCATCCAGAACTTCCGCGCCAAGCCGGACACGGCGATGCGCGGCATGCCGGACGCCGAACTCGACGACCTGGTCGCCACGGTGGCCGTCGCCCGCCACATCATGGGCCCGGCGGGCAACCTCCAGGCCCCGCCCAACCTCGTCGACGGCGAGTACACGCGGCTCATCGCCGCCGGCATCGACGACTGGGGCGGCGTCTCCCCGGTCACCATCGACCACGTCAACCCCGAGAAGCCGTGGCCGCGCCTCGACGAACTCGCCGCGCAGTCCCGGGAGGCCGGCTTCGAGCTGCGCGAACGGCTGTGCGTGTACCCGGAGTTCGTGACCCGCGGCGAGCCGTGGCTGGACCCGCGGCTGCTGCCGCACGTCCGCGCGCTCGCCGACCCGGAGACCGGGCTCGCCGTCGCGGACGCGCCCGTCGTGGGCCGCCCCTGGCAGGAGCCGGACGAGGGGTACGTCGCGGCGAGCGGCCGCACCGACCTGCACCGCACCATCGACACCGAGGGCCGCACATCCGACCGCCGCGACGACTTCGACGAGGTGTACGGGGACTGGGAGGCGCTGCGCGAGCAGGCCGCGCCCGGCATGGTCCCGTCCCGCATCGACGCCGACGTGCGGGCCGCCCTGAAGCAGGCCGCCGACGATCCGACACGGCTCACCGACGACGAGGCGCTCGCGCTGCTGCACGCGGACGGGCCGGCCCTCGACGCCCTGTGCGGCATCGCCGACGACATCCGCGCGTCGGTGATCGGCGACGACGTCACGTACATCGTCACGCGGAACATCAACTTCACGAACGTCTGCTACACCGGATGCCGCTTCTGCGCCTTCGCCCAGCGCCGCACCGACGCCGACGCGTACACGCTCTCCCTGGACCAGGTCGCCGACCGGGCGCAGCAGGCGTGGGACGTCGGCGCGGTCGAGGTCTGCATGCAGGGCGGCATCCACCCGGACCTGCCCGGCACGGCGTACTTCGACATCGCGAAGGCCGTGAAGGAGCGCGTGCCGGGCATGCACGTGCACGCGTTCTCGCCGATGGAGGTCGTCAACGGCGCGACCCGCACGGGCCTTTCGATCCGCGAGTGGTTGATCGCCGCGAAGGAGGCCGGCCTGGACTCGATCCCCGGCACGGCCGCCGAGATCCTCGACGACGAGGTCCGCTGGGTCCTCACCAAGGGCAAGCTGCCGACGGCCACCTGGATCGAGGTGATCAAGACGGCCCACGAGCTGGGCATCCGGTCCAGCTCCACGATGATGTACGGGCATGTGGACCAGCCCCGCCACTGGCTCGGCCACCTGAGGACCCTGGCCTCCATCCAGCAGGCTGCACTGTCCAAGAACGTGGGCGGCTTCACGGAGTTCGTGACGCTGCCGTTCATCCACACGAACGCGCCGGTGTACCTGGCCGGCATCGCGCGCCCCGGTCCGACCACCCGCGACAACCGCGCGGTCACCGCCATGGCCCGGATCCTGCTGCACCCGCACATCCCCAACATCCAGACCAGCTGGGTCAAGCTCGGCACCGAGGGCGCCGCCGAGATGCTCCGCTCCGGGGCGAACGACCTGGGCGGGACGCTGATGGAGGAGACGATCTCGCGGATGGCCGGATCCTCGTACGGCTCCTACAAGTCGGTCGAGGACCTCGTCGCGGTGGCCTCGGCGGCGGGCCGCCCCGCGAAGCCGCGCACGACGCTGTACGGGGAGGTCCCCGAGGAGCGGGTGCGGGCGGCCGCCGCGTCGGACGGGCATCTGCCGGAGCTGCTGCCGGTCCTGGAGGACTGAGCCGGGCGGCCGGCGCCCCGGAGAAAGCTTTGCTCAGGCCCGGGGATACCGCGCCAGCCAGCCGGGCGAGGAGCCCGAGGGCCCGTGCAGCGCCGGGCCCTGGGTCATCTCCATGGAGAAGTCGTCGGCCAGCTCCAGGATCGTGGGCCGGCCCTCCAGCTCGACGATCCAGGCCGGCGGCAGCGCCGTCTCGCCGTGCAGGGCCCCGAGCAGGGCCCCGCACACGGAGCCGACCTGCGCGGACGGGCCGCCGTGGTGCACGGCGAGCCGCAGCCCGTGCCGGACGTCCTCGCCGACCAGCGCGCAGTAGACGGCGGCGGCGAGGACCCCCGCCGCGTTGCCGTCGTCGACCAGCTCCATGACCCGGGCCCCCGTCGGCAGGCCCTGCCGGACGGCGCCGAGGGCGTGCTGGAGCGCGTCCGTGACCCGCTGGTGGCCGGGCCGGGCCGCGAGCAGGGCGAGAGCCCGCTGCACCGCCGCGTCGAGCGAGTCGCCGCGCGCCACGGCGTGCACGATCACGGCGTGCGCGCCCGCCGCGAGGTACGCCTCGGGCGCGCCGTGCGTGTGGACGGCGCACTCGACGGCGAGCTGGATGACGAGCTGCGGCTCCCAGCCGACGAGCAGCCCGAACGGCGCCGAGCGGGCCACCGCCTCGGGCCCGGCGTCCTCCGGGTTCTTGGGCCGGTCCAGGGTGCCCATGACGTCGTTGCCGAGCCCGAGCAGCAGGGACTGGGCGGCGCCGCGCCGGGAGTACAGCCACTCCTCGCGGGCCAGCCAGCCGTCCTCCTTGCGCCGCTCGTCGGGGCCCCAGTCGCGCTGGGTGGCGGCCCAGCGCAGATAGGCCCTGTGCACGTCGGTGGGCGGGTGCCAGGCGCCGGCGTCGCGCCGCACCTGGGCGCGGATCAGCCCGTCGACGGTGAACAGGGAGAGCTGGGTGGCGGCCGTGACCGCGCCGACCCGCCCGTACGCGGGCACGAGCTGGGTGCCGACCGTGTCGCCCGGCGCGGTGTCACCGCCCGACGACTCGTCGAGCGGCGCGCCGAGGGTGTCGCCGAGCGCCCCGCCGAGCAGGGTGCCCCGCACCCGGCTGCGGAAGTCCTGCTGTTCGGCGCGGCCCCACACGGCCGCGGCGGTGGGCGGTGCGCCCATCGGCCCTCCCCTCGACCTCGGCCACGGATGTCAGCACTGTAATCGACCGAGCGCGACCGCCCCTGTTCGCTTGCGTGACAGTTGCGTGCTGATCTCCCCGCCCTTGCCTCCGTCCCCGTGGGCCCTTGCGGGGGTTCGGCGGCATGTGCGCACTTTGCGAAGGTGTACGAGGGATCGCACCCGGTCCGAGGTCACGGTGGTGGTCCCGCGGCCTCGAGGCGGTGCCGGACCGTCGCGTTCTCCTGCGCCGCCTTCTCGCACACCTTGAAGAACCCTCCGACGCTGTGGTCCCGTGCCGAGCGCAGGAGCCGGTCGGCGTGGTTGAGCTGGTCGGTCCGCTCGTGCGGGAGGCTGCGCGGGATCGGATCGGAGTTGCCGAGGTACCGCGCGGCCAGCGTGATCGCCCGGCCGCGCTCGAACTTCGTCACCGTCGACTCCGTGCCGTGCGCCTCCTGGAGGATGCGGGTGGCGTCGAAGCAGTCGTAGGCCCGGCGGGCGTGCTCGACGACCTCCAGGGCGATCGGGCCGCCCGGCTCCGGCTCCGCACCGTGCTCCTCGACGTGGGCGACGACCGTGTAGAACCCCCGGTCCAGATAGAGCTTGCCGAGACCGGTCAGCAGCTTCTCGCTGGTGAACTCCGTCAGGAGCAGCTCACCGAGCTGACCCGGCAGGAAGATGTCCCGGTCCTGCTCGTCACCCACGGACAACGGCCCCTGCGGCCCGGCGTCCGGAGCATCGTCCTCGTCGCAGTCCGTGTGGAGGCCGAACAGCTTCAGGAGCTCCTGCTGCTCGGGTGCCCCGTCGGAGGCGACGGTGATGTGGGCGAGATCGGCGAGCTGCTCCGAGGCGAGCGCCCGGCCGTGCCGGTGCGTCTCCAGATGCCGCGTCACCTGCTGCGGGTACTCGGCGCCGCCCACGACGGTCTGGAACGCGTCGTCGATGGGCCGCCAGTCGATCTCCTCGCCCAGCCGGATCGCCACGCGGGCGCGCAGCACCATGGCGAGCCCGAGCAGGCTGCTCGGGGTGAGGACGGCGTCGAGGTGGCCGCGTGCCGCTTCCAGCAGCCACTGCCAGTCCTTGCGCCGGGCCTGGGTGGTGTATTCGAGGTCGGCGAGCAGGGCCTCGGCGGCGGCCACGTGCGCGCCCCGCCGGGTCTCGCCGTCCGGCGCGGTGCGCGCCAGCTTCGTGAACAGCGAGACCGACCGGTTGTACGTCCAGACGTACCGGTTCAGGGACGCCTCGTTGGCGATCAGGCGGGCGTTGTGCGGCCAGCGTTCCGCCGCTTCGGCACAGAGCGCGAACAAAGGAGTGTTGTCCACGAGCGGCCGCTGCGGCGGCGGCTCCTGCGTGGCGCCCCGGAGGTAGTCCCACTTGGCCTCGCGGTAGTCGAGCACGGCCGCCCAGCGCCGGTACTCGCGCTCCAGCCCGGTCTCCATCAGGCACTGGTCGACCGAAGGCCCGTAACGGCGCACGTGGTTGGCGAGCCGCTGCTTGCGCTGCCGGTACAGATGGTCGATGAGCGGGCGCTGCCGGTACGCGGGGATGCTCAGGAAGTCCTCGCCGTGCAGCTGCTTCTGCGCGGCGGCGCGCAGGCTGCCCTCCTCCGCCCAGTCCGACACCGTGCACCGCAGGTCGAGTCCGGCGTGCGCGGGCGTGCGGGCGTTCTGCCGTGTCAGCCACTCGCGCACCGCCGTGAGGCACTCCCGTCGCTGCCTCGCCGCGGCGTCGCCCGCCGGCCCGGTGCGCCGCGTGGTGCGCCGGATGTCGACGCACTGCTGGAGCCACACCGAATGGGTGAAGACGCTCGGGGCGAGCCGCACGGCCTCGCGGGCCGCCTCTTCCGCCTTCTTCAGCAGGGCGGGCGCCTTGGCGCCGTGCCCGTTCCTGCGCAGGGTGTGCGCGAGGAAGCCGTACGCCTGGGCCGTCGCGGCCAGGATCTGCGCGCCCTCGTCGGCACGCTCCGGCGGCACGGCGAGCAGCGGTTCCAGCAGGCGCACGATCCGGTACGCGCCCTGTTCCCGCTGGTCGGCATCGGCGCGCCGGGCGCAGACCTTGCGCAGGAAACGGGCCGTGCGGATGCGGAGGGCGGCGGGCCACTCGGTCTGCTCACCGTGGCACTCACGGAGCGTGTCCAGCACGAGCGCCGAGACCTCGTCCAGCTCCTCGTCGCCGTCGCACTGCTGGCGCAGCGACTGGGCGATGTCCAGGAGCCGCGAGGTCCACAGTCCCAGCTGCTGGCCCTGCGCCTTCGCGAGCCGCAGCCCGTCCGCGACGCACCGGGCCCCTTCGAGCAGGGTGGCCCGGGCGGAGGCCTGGTCGTTCTGCAGCCGGCTGCTCACCAGGGCGATCCTGCTGCGCAGTTGGAGACGGGCGGAGGCGCTGCGCGGCCCGTCGTCCGGCGGCAGCCCGTCGAGGGCCAGCGCAGTGGCCTCCTCGGTGTACTGGCGGGCCTGGTCGAGCTGGTCGGCGTCGATCAGCGCGTCCGCCGTGTTGAGCAGCCAGGAAACGGCCAGAGTGATCCGGCCGGCCTGTCCGGGCCCGCGCCGGTGCGCGCCCGAGCGGACGACCGGCACGGCAGCCGTCCGGACGTCGACGAGCTGGGAGCGCAGACCCAGACGGCTTCCGACGAGCGCGAGCGCGGAGTCCGCGGTGCGCAGGAGGGTGTGCGGCACGTGTTCCGGGTCGCACACCTTCAGCGCTCCGGCGACCCGGCGTGCCGCGTCCGTGAACCGCTCGCCGGTCTCCGCCGCCGGGCCGCGGCCGCGGGCCGCGAGCGTGAGCGTCGCCACCTCGTGGTGGAGCCGCAGAGACGCGGCCAGGGCGGCCACTTCCGGATCCGGCTCCGGCTCCGGGGCGGGGCCGGGCGCCGCCTCCGGGGGGTGCGGGCCGGGCGCGGGGGCCTCGGCGTCGTCGGGGAGGTCCGG
This window harbors:
- a CDS encoding LLM class F420-dependent oxidoreductase, translated to MRISTTIFLTDETITPVRLARELEQRGFAGLYVPEHTHIPVERTSPYPGGGDRELPREYTRTFDPFVALAQAAAVTERITLGTGITLVAQHDPIDLAKQAATLDHLSGGRLTLGVGFGWNREEADDHGVEWATRRELVRDRMGLMRALWAEEPTAYEGEFTGAVRPSHAHPKPVRGGAPRTLVGGAAGPKLYEHVCAYGDGWMPLGGGGLSRTLPELRARWQDAGRDPAALQIVPYAVLPNPGKLAHYAEQGVEEVVLQLPPGDETTVLRRLDAYQQYAQVGP
- a CDS encoding bifunctional FO biosynthesis protein CofGH; protein product: MSDQSPQSVPSVPTANAMRRALRRARDGVALDVTEAAVLLQARGADLDDLTASAARVRDAGLEAAGRPGVITYSKSVFIPLTRLCRDKCHYCTFVTVPGKLKRAGHGMFMSPDEVLDVARKGAELGCKEALITLGDKPEDRWPEAREWLDAHGYDDTIAYVRAISIRILEETGLLPHLNPGVMSWTDFQRLKPVAPSMGMMLETTAERLWSEPGMPHYGSPDKEPAVRLRVLEDAGRSSVPFTSGLLIGIGETYEERAESLFALRRVARSYHGVQELIIQNFRAKPDTAMRGMPDAELDDLVATVAVARHIMGPAGNLQAPPNLVDGEYTRLIAAGIDDWGGVSPVTIDHVNPEKPWPRLDELAAQSREAGFELRERLCVYPEFVTRGEPWLDPRLLPHVRALADPETGLAVADAPVVGRPWQEPDEGYVAASGRTDLHRTIDTEGRTSDRRDDFDEVYGDWEALREQAAPGMVPSRIDADVRAALKQAADDPTRLTDDEALALLHADGPALDALCGIADDIRASVIGDDVTYIVTRNINFTNVCYTGCRFCAFAQRRTDADAYTLSLDQVADRAQQAWDVGAVEVCMQGGIHPDLPGTAYFDIAKAVKERVPGMHVHAFSPMEVVNGATRTGLSIREWLIAAKEAGLDSIPGTAAEILDDEVRWVLTKGKLPTATWIEVIKTAHELGIRSSSTMMYGHVDQPRHWLGHLRTLASIQQAALSKNVGGFTEFVTLPFIHTNAPVYLAGIARPGPTTRDNRAVTAMARILLHPHIPNIQTSWVKLGTEGAAEMLRSGANDLGGTLMEETISRMAGSSYGSYKSVEDLVAVASAAGRPAKPRTTLYGEVPEERVRAAAASDGHLPELLPVLED
- a CDS encoding ADP-ribosylglycohydrolase family protein, which translates into the protein MGAPPTAAAVWGRAEQQDFRSRVRGTLLGGALGDTLGAPLDESSGGDTAPGDTVGTQLVPAYGRVGAVTAATQLSLFTVDGLIRAQVRRDAGAWHPPTDVHRAYLRWAATQRDWGPDERRKEDGWLAREEWLYSRRGAAQSLLLGLGNDVMGTLDRPKNPEDAGPEAVARSAPFGLLVGWEPQLVIQLAVECAVHTHGAPEAYLAAGAHAVIVHAVARGDSLDAAVQRALALLAARPGHQRVTDALQHALGAVRQGLPTGARVMELVDDGNAAGVLAAAVYCALVGEDVRHGLRLAVHHGGPSAQVGSVCGALLGALHGETALPPAWIVELEGRPTILELADDFSMEMTQGPALHGPSGSSPGWLARYPRA
- a CDS encoding CehA/McbA family metallohydrolase, translating into MCTDDSRHGPGRRALLVTGAATALTLGTMSFASAAEGSQSTQTLTGTLPPGAPDFVYLPVEVPPGTREIRVAYTYTKATVPAGTQNNALDIGLFDERGTELGGEGFRGWSGGARTEFFVRADDATPGYVPGPVRAGTWHIALGPYTVAPDGLPYSVTVTLTHGEQGRTPRPAYPPERARGRGRAWYRGDCHLHSWHSDGRRTPAEIGALARAAGLDFINTSDHNTHTSHAHWADVAGDDLLVMLGEEITTRNGHVVALGTDPGTFVDWRYRARDNRFGHYADRIRRAGGLVVPAHPHATCIGCGWKFGLAEADVLEVWNGPYTPDDEVSLADWDNTLVAYARRGSARWLPAMGNSDAHRDPDRVGGPQTVVLADDLTRTAIQEGLRAGRSYVAESKDVSLTFTATGGKGESAGIGERLRVPADTPVTVTLEAKGAPGCTLHLVTDQGTLYTSAPLPASGEGSATWHTTPSYAAYVRAELRHPATTPPLPGPLAAFTNPLFLGT
- a CDS encoding APC family permease, with amino-acid sequence MTQLDAGPSTSRAADTSAAAAGGGKGLGGNSVGLLGSAVIGVSTVAPVYCLTSTLGSTAGEVGLQMPAVFLAGFLPMLLVAFAYRELNKVMPDCGTSFTWTVKAFGPRVGWMCGWGLVIATIIVLSNLAGVATSYFWLLAGEITNNDSIAALDGNKAVHIVTCLTLIAAATAISYRGMTATKGVQYTLVGLQLVVLAVFVVMAISKAGSVDFPTSADFSWSWMNPFAVQSFGAFTAGLSLSIFMYWGWDTCLTANEETIGSEKTPGRAALIAMVVLVGSYLATGIAAQMIVGSGDKGLGLANPDTSDNVFAALAGPVMGPALGILLFLAVLASAAASLQTTFIPVARTVLAMSTYEALPASYARVHPRFKTPGRATVMAGAATAVFYTVMTLVSEHVLVDTIYALGLMICFYYALTAFACAWYFRRELTGSFRDLAFKGIFPLLGGVLLTAVFVKTLVDMWNPAYGSGSSVLGVGSVFVIGVGLLLVGVVIMVVMGRRSPAFFRGEILNRETPVLVVSE
- a CDS encoding caspase family protein; the encoded protein is MTALPATDQERSNPLTAEVLLIGVDSYPHSDLAAVPAARTNVERLSSSFQNGTLWGVSSHNITEVFNPSRAALLDAVERAAYATTRRGTAGFLVLYFTGHSHWDGYESKLYLTPHDGDSARVADTMVPVSEIVARVESENPHLKRKLLVLDTCFAGGGIKELPSEGSTLGEEAGWYVMASSAQEDTSKYAVDRDTTFFTGALLQTFDGVPGPQRSLSPVTVYEKVLGIVQDTAALDPGTVLPLPQHAAPPAWAQEPWLCNREYRPPPSTPFQYAPTRPTEALATAPVPLPLPSGFPAWPVAEPLFTGHTDELTAARGRFGQRRVLPVHGPHHAGKSAFVRHLLAAPELRQSAPLERPWLLLQLRVLNASAESPLLEALAGALDIGLQDLPADTDLTSDARRDLVVERLRDHARGRTLLLVVDCGRLGYEATRNTTEVDELLAHPCFQNTAAVVITRHEFGDLFHSRDQFERQVPLSLGELSTEEATSLLSGLLDKENVSIDCTQVFHHVTDPRLRLPGMLSQSAKGYVDRRARAACGDDPEDVAAALVEGSTLGVAEVLLELGCRITPGAETPAPPDPLAALVVWSLADRLELPEQALRHPTVGLARGGLLEMLTHTRLIQPTSPGRFVLGQATEYALRSLVIAVLGREQARGSWHTKPVVPPPLLDSLFPAGLTIEDLDRRLAVASAVFTLGAPDSASADQDDSARYGAQLRTAMGWIEDEEAGENRLPGLHNQLRAYVHASYSDNPYRPASDEPLAEPPALAAAAQPPAEDARPDLPDDAEAPAPGPHPPEAAPGPAPEPEPDPEVAALAASLRLHHEVATLTLAARGRGPAAETGERFTDAARRVAGALKVCDPEHVPHTLLRTADSALALVGSRLGLRSQLVDVRTAAVPVVRSGAHRRGPGQAGRITLAVSWLLNTADALIDADQLDQARQYTEEATALALDGLPPDDGPRSASARLQLRSRIALVSSRLQNDQASARATLLEGARCVADGLRLAKAQGQQLGLWTSRLLDIAQSLRQQCDGDEELDEVSALVLDTLRECHGEQTEWPAALRIRTARFLRKVCARRADADQREQGAYRIVRLLEPLLAVPPERADEGAQILAATAQAYGFLAHTLRRNGHGAKAPALLKKAEEAAREAVRLAPSVFTHSVWLQQCVDIRRTTRRTGPAGDAAARQRRECLTAVREWLTRQNARTPAHAGLDLRCTVSDWAEEGSLRAAAQKQLHGEDFLSIPAYRQRPLIDHLYRQRKQRLANHVRRYGPSVDQCLMETGLEREYRRWAAVLDYREAKWDYLRGATQEPPPQRPLVDNTPLFALCAEAAERWPHNARLIANEASLNRYVWTYNRSVSLFTKLARTAPDGETRRGAHVAAAEALLADLEYTTQARRKDWQWLLEAARGHLDAVLTPSSLLGLAMVLRARVAIRLGEEIDWRPIDDAFQTVVGGAEYPQQVTRHLETHRHGRALASEQLADLAHITVASDGAPEQQELLKLFGLHTDCDEDDAPDAGPQGPLSVGDEQDRDIFLPGQLGELLLTEFTSEKLLTGLGKLYLDRGFYTVVAHVEEHGAEPEPGGPIALEVVEHARRAYDCFDATRILQEAHGTESTVTKFERGRAITLAARYLGNSDPIPRSLPHERTDQLNHADRLLRSARDHSVGGFFKVCEKAAQENATVRHRLEAAGPPP